A portion of the uncultured Draconibacterium sp. genome contains these proteins:
- a CDS encoding amidohydrolase family protein, with the protein MKKIVTLIFAAVLFVCAEAQDLSPVMGVGDERAEVYAFTHATVVVDYQTTLKDAVLIIQKGKIMDVGKNLNVPEGAVVIDLEGKYIYPSFVDLFTEYGVEKEAQSSSPQMMMSYYLRPRYFDSLNGGPYYWNDAIKPYVSAAESFHVNAKEASDFRNAGFGAVLTQKKDGIMRGTSALVALAEDKETQVVLKGQAASGYSFDKGSSIMTYPTSLMGSFALIRQTFYDAEWYAANVDKSVFDVSLEAVNENRSLPSVCQVKDKINLLNVAKLGKEFGIDFCMKGNGDEYQLLNEVASTGAPVIVPLNFPAAPDVADPYKAILVPLKDLKHWELAPYNPGRLAEADVDIAFTTDGLKDKKQFRTNLLKAIECGLSKVDALKALTETPAKMIGCDDMLGSLESGKVANFLITSDEIFSSDCVIYENWVIGEKYEITDSKLPELEGEYTLALSNDESYSLIIDGKPSSYSLKVKTDGDKTESGKISVSENLISLSFPKGEEWTRLSGWIEGETLAGTGILPGGKNVTWKMTFAKAGEAKKDKKEANELSEPGKVIYPFIAYGNEEKPQYKDYIIKNATVWTMEDDGVLENADVLVKDGKIARVGKDLKGGNVWEIDGTGMHVTPGIIDEHSHMALVEINEGSHAITSEVRMSDVLNPEDLTIYRQLAGGVTASHLLHGSANPIGGQSVLIKLRWGATPDEIVVKNQVGFLKHALGENVKQTKMPTGTRFPRTRMGVEQSIRDVYIRAKEYQQKWETYNALSDEEKASTPAPRKDLQLDPIVDEFNEKSFMVCHTYVQSETNMIMELAKEFGIKPHTLVHNTEGYKVADEMVEAGAAGSVFSDRWMYKYEVYDAIPYNAAIQHNQGVLVCINSDSNEMGRRLNQEAAKTVKYGGLSEIEAMELVTKNPAKILHLDDRMGTLKPGKDADMVLWTDHPLSMYALPSKTFVDGILYYDREKDKKMYQSIQEERSRIVNKILAIGGGPKSEKGNAALEQSVSAQR; encoded by the coding sequence ATGAAAAAAATTGTCACATTAATTTTTGCTGCAGTCTTGTTTGTTTGCGCAGAGGCACAGGATTTATCTCCTGTAATGGGCGTAGGCGATGAGCGCGCAGAAGTCTACGCATTTACTCATGCAACGGTAGTGGTCGATTATCAGACCACGCTGAAAGATGCAGTTCTAATCATTCAGAAAGGCAAAATCATGGATGTGGGTAAAAATCTCAATGTTCCTGAAGGTGCTGTTGTTATTGATCTGGAAGGGAAATACATTTATCCTTCGTTTGTAGATTTATTTACCGAATACGGAGTTGAAAAAGAAGCTCAGTCTTCTTCTCCCCAAATGATGATGTCGTACTATTTGCGACCACGATATTTTGACTCGCTTAATGGTGGCCCGTATTATTGGAACGATGCAATTAAACCTTATGTAAGTGCAGCTGAATCTTTTCATGTAAATGCAAAAGAGGCTTCCGATTTCCGTAATGCCGGATTTGGAGCCGTTCTTACGCAAAAGAAAGATGGAATTATGAGAGGAACTTCGGCACTGGTTGCTCTGGCGGAGGATAAAGAAACGCAGGTAGTTTTAAAAGGTCAGGCTGCCAGTGGATACTCATTCGATAAAGGAAGTTCAATTATGACTTATCCAACTTCGTTAATGGGATCTTTCGCATTAATTCGTCAAACTTTTTACGATGCCGAATGGTATGCTGCCAATGTAGATAAAAGTGTTTTTGATGTGTCGTTGGAAGCCGTAAATGAAAATCGTTCGCTTCCTTCAGTTTGTCAGGTAAAAGATAAGATCAATTTATTGAATGTGGCAAAATTAGGAAAGGAATTTGGTATCGATTTCTGTATGAAAGGCAACGGCGACGAGTATCAGTTGCTTAATGAAGTGGCTTCAACAGGAGCACCGGTAATTGTGCCGCTCAACTTTCCGGCAGCACCCGATGTTGCCGATCCTTATAAAGCCATTCTTGTGCCTCTGAAAGATTTGAAGCATTGGGAACTGGCTCCTTACAATCCGGGGAGACTGGCTGAAGCGGATGTGGATATCGCATTTACCACCGATGGATTAAAGGATAAAAAGCAGTTCAGAACTAATTTACTTAAAGCTATTGAATGTGGTTTATCGAAGGTAGATGCATTGAAGGCATTGACCGAAACTCCCGCAAAAATGATTGGATGCGATGACATGCTTGGATCGCTAGAAAGCGGGAAAGTGGCTAACTTCCTGATCACTTCTGATGAGATCTTTTCATCGGATTGTGTGATTTACGAAAACTGGGTGATAGGGGAAAAATACGAAATCACTGATAGTAAATTGCCGGAGTTAGAAGGTGAATATACATTGGCATTGAGCAACGACGAAAGTTATTCACTTATTATCGACGGTAAACCTTCTTCTTATTCACTAAAAGTAAAAACCGATGGCGATAAAACCGAATCGGGAAAAATAAGTGTAAGCGAGAATCTTATTTCATTGTCGTTTCCAAAAGGAGAAGAATGGACTCGTCTTTCAGGCTGGATAGAAGGAGAAACGCTTGCCGGAACGGGGATTTTGCCAGGCGGCAAGAATGTAACCTGGAAAATGACTTTTGCAAAAGCAGGTGAAGCGAAAAAAGACAAAAAGGAAGCTAATGAGCTTTCTGAACCGGGCAAAGTAATTTATCCTTTCATAGCTTACGGAAACGAAGAAAAACCACAATACAAGGATTACATTATTAAAAATGCAACGGTATGGACAATGGAAGACGACGGAGTTCTTGAGAATGCCGACGTGCTGGTTAAAGACGGCAAAATTGCCCGGGTTGGGAAAGACCTTAAAGGTGGCAATGTTTGGGAAATCGACGGAACCGGAATGCATGTAACTCCCGGAATTATCGATGAACACTCGCATATGGCCCTGGTTGAAATTAATGAAGGATCGCATGCGATTACCTCGGAAGTTAGAATGAGCGATGTTTTGAATCCGGAAGATTTGACTATTTATCGTCAATTGGCAGGTGGAGTTACGGCTTCTCATTTGCTGCATGGTTCGGCAAATCCAATTGGTGGTCAGTCGGTATTAATCAAACTTCGCTGGGGGGCTACTCCCGATGAGATTGTGGTGAAAAACCAGGTTGGATTTTTGAAACACGCTTTGGGAGAAAACGTGAAACAGACGAAGATGCCAACCGGTACTCGTTTTCCACGTACCCGAATGGGAGTAGAGCAATCGATCAGAGATGTTTATATCCGAGCCAAAGAATACCAGCAAAAATGGGAAACATACAATGCTCTTTCTGATGAGGAAAAAGCATCAACTCCGGCTCCAAGAAAAGATTTACAACTTGATCCGATTGTTGATGAGTTCAATGAAAAGAGTTTTATGGTTTGCCACACATACGTGCAGAGCGAAACAAATATGATTATGGAGCTGGCTAAGGAATTTGGCATAAAACCACATACTTTAGTGCACAATACTGAAGGTTATAAAGTGGCCGATGAAATGGTGGAAGCTGGCGCTGCCGGTAGTGTTTTCTCCGATCGGTGGATGTATAAATACGAGGTTTACGATGCTATTCCATATAACGCCGCCATCCAGCATAACCAGGGAGTATTGGTTTGCATTAATTCTGACAGTAATGAAATGGGACGCCGCCTGAATCAGGAGGCTGCAAAAACTGTAAAATACGGTGGTTTGTCAGAAATTGAGGCGATGGAACTGGTTACTAAAAATCCTGCAAAAATTCTTCATCTTGATGACAGAATGGGAACATTGAAGCCTGGAAAAGATGCCGATATGGTTTTGTGGACCGATCATCCGCTTTCAATGTATGCTTTGCCATCAAAAACCTTTGTTGATGGTATTCTTTACTACGACAGAGAGAAGGATAAAAAGATGTATCAGTCGATACAGGAAGAGCGCTCACGAATTGTAAATAAGATTTTAGCGATTGGTGGCGGTCCAAAAAGTGAAAAAGGCAACGCTGCATTAGAACAATCCGTATCTGCTCAGCGATGA
- a CDS encoding aminotransferase class I/II-fold pyridoxal phosphate-dependent enzyme gives MQQYQRKWQNCVVCTAPSKTFNLAGLMTSNLIIPNPELKEKVYEYRESQAVYFCNIAGYKGCEIAYNDCEDWLEELLAVLEDNRKLLETFITEKFPQIKVIPLEGTYLQWLDCRGLGLHYKELNKFMTEEAFLFTDEGYIFGEPGEGFERINLACPTWVLQEALDRMEKAWKKRVEVLQLTGQ, from the coding sequence ATGCAACAATATCAGAGGAAATGGCAAAATTGTGTTGTTTGTACCGCGCCAAGTAAAACATTCAACCTGGCAGGATTAATGACATCGAACTTAATTATACCTAATCCTGAATTAAAAGAGAAGGTATATGAATACCGCGAAAGTCAGGCAGTTTATTTCTGCAATATAGCCGGTTACAAAGGTTGCGAAATTGCCTACAATGATTGTGAGGACTGGCTGGAAGAACTTTTAGCGGTATTGGAAGATAACCGTAAACTATTGGAGACTTTTATAACTGAAAAGTTTCCACAAATAAAAGTTATTCCATTGGAAGGAACTTATCTTCAATGGTTGGATTGCCGTGGTTTAGGACTTCATTATAAAGAGTTAAATAAATTCATGACAGAGGAAGCTTTTCTGTTTACTGATGAAGGATATATTTTCGGAGAGCCGGGAGAAGGTTTTGAACGTATCAATCTGGCTTGTCCAACCTGGGTTCTTCAGGAGGCACTTGACCGTATGGAGAAAGCTTGGAAAAAAAGAGTTGAAGTGCTTCAGTTGACCGGACAGTAA
- a CDS encoding aminotransferase class I/II-fold pyridoxal phosphate-dependent enzyme, producing MKYDFETLISRKNTGSGKWDGMYKENPDVPDGIVPFSVADMEFKNPPQVAEGISAYLKNSILGYTFATDAYYNAVIGWMKRRHQWDIKKDWIVEYPGVVPALFHLVKLFTEPDEGVILFTPVYYPFYNAVRNGGRTLVETQLKLTGDRYEIDFDDFEEKAKNSRNTLCILSNPHNPVGRVWTEEELARIGKICLDYNVMVIADEIHQDLIMPGYKHKVYATISEEMAKLCCLYRAK from the coding sequence ATGAAATATGATTTTGAGACCCTGATATCAAGAAAAAATACGGGTTCAGGCAAGTGGGACGGAATGTATAAGGAAAATCCTGATGTTCCGGATGGAATTGTTCCGTTTTCGGTAGCAGATATGGAATTTAAAAATCCGCCACAGGTGGCCGAAGGAATATCAGCATATTTAAAGAACTCAATTTTGGGTTACACATTCGCTACGGATGCTTATTATAACGCGGTAATCGGATGGATGAAACGTCGTCATCAATGGGATATAAAAAAGGATTGGATTGTTGAATATCCCGGAGTTGTACCTGCATTATTTCACCTGGTAAAATTATTTACTGAACCGGATGAAGGTGTTATTTTATTCACTCCGGTTTATTATCCTTTCTATAATGCTGTTCGAAATGGCGGAAGAACGTTGGTTGAAACGCAGCTTAAATTGACAGGAGATCGTTATGAAATCGATTTTGATGATTTTGAAGAAAAAGCAAAGAACTCCAGGAACACGCTTTGCATACTAAGCAATCCTCATAATCCGGTAGGTCGTGTTTGGACCGAAGAGGAACTGGCTCGTATCGGTAAAATTTGTCTCGACTATAATGTAATGGTAATTGCCGACGAGATTCATCAGGATTTGATTATGCCCGGGTATAAACACAAGGTCTATGCAACAATATCAGAGGAAATGGCAAAATTGTGTTGTTTGTACCGCGCCAAGTAA
- a CDS encoding APC family permease, whose translation MAKQGDSTKQLKKTLGFWDLMSTAIGQIIGAGIMTLLGAAIALTGRSVPIAFIISAVLVVGFSIPKILICGAVCVRGGEYTMIAMLAGKRMAGIYTVVNALSNLSLAMFSLSFASYFISLFHFGDEKIIALILTTVFFVVNIIGVDVMAKFQNIIVILLCVALGVFAAFGVGHIQPDYLTSGFMTNGIGGLFQAGGLLTFAVGGGTVIANLSAEAKNPIRDIPLVMIVSTLAVALVYGAIGVVAAGVLPVEQVAGINLATVAENILSRPLYVFFIVCGAMFALISTLNAQFAWATKPILQGCDDGWLPQKLAYLHPKYKTPVVLLAILYVLAVVCIISGLSISILGNLCLILTTFAVAIICAFIWKLPQISPAGWEKSKFKSSKPMLTFILIFSTACAVFNIWLNVMQLSTTLIIGNVVLLIIAVIFAEMRLKHVDLSPSYEEIVD comes from the coding sequence ATGGCAAAACAGGGAGATTCTACAAAACAGTTAAAAAAGACATTGGGATTTTGGGATTTGATGAGTACCGCAATTGGTCAGATTATTGGTGCAGGTATAATGACCTTGTTAGGAGCGGCAATTGCATTAACCGGTCGTTCGGTTCCAATTGCATTTATCATTTCGGCAGTTTTGGTTGTAGGATTCTCTATTCCCAAAATTTTAATTTGCGGGGCAGTATGCGTGCGCGGTGGCGAATATACCATGATTGCCATGTTAGCAGGAAAGCGTATGGCTGGCATTTATACAGTTGTTAATGCTCTAAGCAACCTGTCTTTGGCCATGTTTTCGCTTTCGTTTGCCAGTTACTTTATTTCATTATTTCATTTTGGTGACGAGAAAATAATAGCGTTAATTCTAACTACTGTGTTTTTTGTTGTCAACATAATTGGTGTGGATGTAATGGCAAAATTCCAAAATATTATCGTAATTCTTTTATGTGTAGCGCTGGGCGTATTTGCTGCCTTTGGTGTTGGTCATATACAACCCGATTATCTTACATCGGGGTTCATGACTAATGGTATTGGTGGATTATTTCAGGCAGGTGGGTTACTTACATTTGCCGTTGGTGGTGGTACTGTTATTGCGAACTTATCAGCCGAAGCAAAAAATCCAATCCGGGATATTCCTCTTGTAATGATTGTTTCAACACTTGCAGTAGCCTTGGTATATGGTGCTATTGGTGTAGTGGCCGCAGGTGTTCTTCCTGTTGAACAGGTTGCCGGAATAAATCTGGCTACAGTAGCAGAGAATATTTTGTCTCGTCCATTGTATGTATTCTTTATCGTTTGTGGTGCAATGTTTGCGCTTATTTCTACCTTGAATGCACAGTTTGCATGGGCAACAAAACCAATTTTACAAGGTTGCGACGATGGATGGTTACCACAAAAACTTGCTTATTTACATCCAAAATATAAAACTCCGGTTGTTTTACTGGCCATTTTATACGTACTGGCAGTTGTTTGTATTATTTCAGGTTTATCAATAAGTATATTGGGTAACCTGTGTTTAATTCTGACAACCTTCGCAGTAGCAATTATTTGTGCTTTTATCTGGAAATTACCACAGATTAGCCCGGCCGGATGGGAAAAATCAAAATTTAAAAGCAGTAAACCGATGTTGACATTTATTCTGATTTTTTCTACAGCCTGTGCTGTATTTAATATTTGGTTAAATGTGATGCAGCTTTCTACGACATTAATTATTGGAAATGTTGTATTGCTGATAATCGCTGTAATTTTCGCAGAAATGCGTTTGAAGCATGTTGATCTTAGCCCAAGCTACGAAGAGATTGTAGATTAA
- a CDS encoding L-serine ammonia-lyase, iron-sulfur-dependent, subunit alpha: protein MKKEETEVILQLMKREVVPAIGCTEPVAVALAVSKAREVLGEKVVRTELYLSSNILKNSMGVGIPGTGMIGLPIAIALGIVIGRSEYGLEVLKDIDDDKLEEAKQVVEEKQIVVHLKEDAPDKLYIEACCFGDKAHSKAIICGTHTNIAYVESNDVVILDKLSGNKITKEDTDQVDLNFNKIYEFATETPLEELEFLQQAAVLNKLAADESANGTFGHSVARVIQSSSYQNIMGDSVYNKLVAVTAAACDVRMAGAMIPVMSNSGSGNQGITATLPVVVFAEEMKKTKEQMIRALALSHLMVIYIKRGLGRLSGLCGVTVAGIGASCGITYLMGGNRDQVAYSVKNMIGNIAGVICDGAKPSCALKVSNAASSATFSAMMAMDNKVVSSLEGIADNDVDKTIRNLTDIGSEGMSQTDKMVLDIMTKK, encoded by the coding sequence ATGAAGAAGGAAGAGACAGAAGTTATTCTTCAGCTCATGAAGCGGGAAGTGGTACCGGCTATCGGATGTACTGAACCCGTTGCTGTAGCATTGGCGGTATCAAAAGCGCGGGAAGTTTTGGGCGAGAAAGTTGTCCGTACCGAATTGTATCTGAGCAGTAACATTCTAAAAAATTCAATGGGAGTTGGGATTCCCGGTACAGGAATGATTGGGCTTCCCATTGCTATTGCTTTAGGAATTGTGATTGGCCGATCGGAATACGGACTGGAGGTGCTGAAGGATATTGATGACGATAAACTGGAAGAAGCCAAACAAGTAGTTGAAGAGAAGCAAATAGTTGTGCACCTGAAGGAAGATGCACCTGATAAACTGTATATCGAAGCCTGTTGTTTTGGCGACAAAGCGCATTCAAAAGCAATAATTTGTGGAACGCACACAAATATTGCTTATGTGGAGTCGAACGATGTAGTGATATTGGATAAACTATCGGGCAATAAAATCACAAAAGAGGATACCGATCAGGTGGATCTCAATTTTAATAAAATTTACGAATTTGCTACAGAAACACCGCTGGAAGAGTTGGAGTTTTTGCAGCAGGCTGCCGTTCTGAATAAATTGGCAGCTGATGAATCTGCTAACGGAACATTTGGTCACTCTGTGGCTCGCGTAATTCAAAGTAGTTCGTATCAGAATATTATGGGCGACAGTGTTTATAATAAGCTTGTTGCAGTTACTGCTGCCGCATGCGATGTTCGGATGGCCGGGGCAATGATTCCGGTGATGAGCAATTCCGGAAGTGGAAACCAGGGAATTACCGCAACCTTGCCCGTGGTGGTTTTTGCCGAAGAAATGAAAAAAACAAAAGAACAGATGATTCGTGCACTGGCATTGAGTCACCTTATGGTAATTTACATCAAGCGTGGATTGGGTCGCTTGTCAGGATTGTGTGGCGTAACAGTTGCCGGAATTGGGGCATCGTGTGGAATTACCTACTTAATGGGAGGCAACCGCGATCAGGTAGCTTACTCGGTAAAAAATATGATCGGAAATATTGCCGGGGTAATTTGCGACGGAGCAAAACCAAGTTGTGCGCTTAAAGTTTCGAATGCTGCATCGTCAGCCACCTTTTCGGCAATGATGGCCATGGACAACAAAGTGGTTTCGTCGTTGGAAGGAATTGCCGATAACGATGTGGATAAAACCATCCGGAACCTTACAGATATTGGATCGGAAGGAATGAGCCAAACCGATAAAATGGTGCTTGATATTATGACTAAGAAATAA
- a CDS encoding carcinine hydrolase/isopenicillin-N N-acyltransferase family protein, translating into MKKLILFTILGSFLLFGSSAIACTSFIVSGKYTVDGKPILFKNRDTGTMDNALHLFTDGKYKYMGLVDAVEKRWNKSVWGGYNEKGFAIINTAAYTNNVGDTTKLKGQDGVVMKKALMVCASVEDFQHFLDTLSRPMGVNSNYGVIDAYGGAAYFETGNYKYVKVDVNDPVVAPRGIVVRTNHSMSGDLSVGFGYNRYDNAIGILNDAWVENKLSAEYLLQAIPRSLYHPRTKTDLTVNIPAKKDVADFRFFIDYIPRVSTASSFMFVGAKDEEHVDNMMMWTILGFPLTSVAIPAWLSSDELPKAAELNMDDYRAPVCNAALDFKAECFPITIDKGTNYINLSAVLNKEGTGYWQLLKPIENEIFDKTEELISKLDEKYSKKEIIEFNAWVDSYLDASYKAQFDVDLLSE; encoded by the coding sequence ATGAAAAAACTAATACTATTTACAATTTTAGGCTCGTTCCTTCTTTTTGGAAGTAGCGCCATAGCCTGTACCTCATTTATTGTTTCCGGTAAATATACCGTTGACGGCAAACCGATATTGTTTAAAAACCGCGACACCGGAACAATGGACAACGCACTCCATCTTTTCACTGACGGGAAATACAAATACATGGGGCTTGTTGATGCCGTTGAAAAACGTTGGAACAAATCGGTTTGGGGCGGATACAACGAAAAAGGTTTTGCTATCATTAACACTGCTGCATATACCAACAATGTTGGCGACACTACAAAGTTAAAAGGTCAGGATGGCGTTGTAATGAAAAAAGCGCTGATGGTTTGTGCATCTGTTGAAGACTTTCAGCACTTTCTCGACACCTTGTCGCGACCAATGGGAGTAAATTCCAATTATGGTGTAATCGATGCATACGGTGGCGCTGCTTATTTTGAGACCGGAAACTACAAATACGTAAAAGTTGATGTTAACGATCCTGTAGTAGCACCACGCGGAATTGTGGTTCGTACCAACCATTCGATGAGTGGAGATTTGAGTGTTGGTTTTGGATATAACCGATACGATAATGCCATTGGGATATTGAATGACGCCTGGGTTGAAAATAAACTTAGCGCCGAATATTTGTTACAGGCTATTCCTCGTAGTTTATATCATCCACGTACAAAAACCGATTTAACTGTTAATATTCCTGCGAAAAAAGATGTGGCTGATTTTCGTTTTTTCATCGATTATATTCCTCGTGTTTCTACAGCTTCGTCGTTTATGTTTGTTGGAGCAAAGGATGAGGAGCATGTTGACAATATGATGATGTGGACGATTCTTGGATTCCCGTTAACTTCAGTTGCAATTCCTGCGTGGTTATCGTCTGACGAATTACCAAAAGCAGCAGAACTGAACATGGACGATTACAGAGCGCCGGTTTGTAATGCAGCCCTGGATTTTAAAGCCGAATGTTTCCCGATTACCATTGATAAAGGAACAAACTACATTAATCTTTCTGCAGTTTTAAATAAAGAAGGAACAGGTTACTGGCAGCTGCTTAAACCAATTGAAAATGAGATTTTTGATAAAACGGAGGAATTGATATCGAAACTGGATGAGAAATATTCTAAAAAGGAAATTATCGAATTCAACGCTTGGGTTGACAGTTATCTGGATGCTTCGTACAAAGCACAGTTTGACGTTGATTTGCTGAGCGAATAA
- the ggt gene encoding gamma-glutamyltransferase, with product MIYKSHCKLLFGISLIFMLASCNVKTERKLMLISGRGVVAENGMVTSAHPLASEVGAQILAEGGNAYDAAIAVHFALAVVYPGAGNIGGGGFAVYRKADGEYGSLDFREKAPKSATETMYQDDKGDVIPRLSSFGSLAVGVPGSVDGMIQLYEKLGSLPFEKLVQPAIDLAEKGFPLTEKEARKYNRSQESILLANDSTTYYYNGGKWETGDLVVLPELAEALKLIRDKGRDGFYTGETAKNLIEEMAKTGGIISQEDLDDYHSVWRTPVEGTFRDYKVISMPPPSSGGVALLQLLKGSEAYNFGEFGHNSTKSIHVITELERRVYADRATYLGDPDFYDVPVKMLLDRNYLKGRFADIRMDAKTDSHDIKEGEVEVIESTETTHFSIVDKDHNAIAITTTLNGIFGSKVYVEKSGFFLNNEMDDFSAKAGVPNQFGLVGGEANAIAPEKRMLSSMTPTILEKDGELFMVVGTPGGSTIITSVYQAIMNVTEFGMDIQEAINAKKTHHQWLPDLILYENKGLDSTVIQQLEQLGHTMQERGTLGQLNAVTVLPDGNLQGGSDPRADNTAVGVN from the coding sequence ATGATTTATAAAAGCCATTGTAAATTACTTTTTGGTATTAGCCTCATTTTTATGCTTGCCTCATGCAATGTAAAAACAGAGCGAAAATTGATGCTCATCTCCGGAAGAGGAGTTGTTGCCGAAAATGGTATGGTTACTTCTGCTCATCCTTTGGCGTCAGAAGTTGGAGCACAAATTTTGGCAGAGGGAGGAAATGCCTATGATGCAGCCATTGCTGTACATTTTGCGCTGGCGGTAGTTTATCCGGGCGCCGGGAATATCGGCGGCGGTGGTTTTGCTGTTTACCGAAAAGCAGATGGAGAATACGGCAGTCTCGATTTTCGGGAAAAAGCGCCAAAGTCGGCAACCGAAACGATGTACCAGGATGACAAGGGCGATGTAATTCCACGGCTCTCTTCATTTGGTTCATTGGCCGTTGGAGTACCCGGATCGGTTGACGGAATGATACAATTATACGAGAAATTGGGTTCCCTGCCTTTCGAAAAGCTGGTTCAGCCGGCCATCGATCTGGCAGAAAAAGGTTTCCCTTTAACAGAAAAAGAAGCAAGGAAATATAACCGCAGTCAGGAATCTATTTTGCTGGCTAACGATAGTACAACGTATTATTACAACGGCGGAAAATGGGAAACCGGTGATTTGGTTGTTTTGCCTGAGTTGGCTGAAGCATTAAAATTAATTCGTGATAAGGGCCGCGATGGATTTTACACCGGAGAAACCGCAAAGAATTTAATTGAGGAAATGGCCAAAACGGGCGGAATTATTTCGCAGGAAGACCTGGACGATTATCATTCGGTTTGGAGAACGCCTGTGGAAGGAACATTTCGTGATTATAAAGTAATCTCAATGCCGCCACCATCAAGTGGAGGAGTGGCTTTGCTTCAGCTGTTAAAAGGAAGTGAGGCATATAATTTCGGCGAGTTCGGGCACAATTCAACAAAAAGTATTCACGTAATAACCGAATTGGAAAGGCGGGTTTATGCCGACAGAGCAACCTACCTTGGCGATCCGGATTTTTATGATGTTCCGGTTAAAATGCTGCTGGATAGAAATTATTTGAAAGGCCGGTTTGCTGATATTCGGATGGACGCCAAAACAGATTCGCATGATATTAAGGAAGGTGAGGTTGAAGTGATCGAAAGCACCGAGACAACACATTTTTCAATCGTCGACAAAGATCATAATGCCATCGCAATAACGACTACCCTGAACGGAATTTTTGGTTCGAAGGTGTACGTTGAAAAATCGGGTTTCTTTTTAAACAACGAAATGGACGATTTTAGTGCGAAAGCCGGAGTGCCTAACCAGTTCGGATTGGTTGGCGGAGAGGCCAATGCCATTGCACCCGAAAAACGAATGCTTAGTTCAATGACTCCAACCATCCTGGAAAAGGACGGCGAACTGTTTATGGTTGTCGGAACTCCCGGAGGATCTACTATTATAACTTCTGTATACCAGGCTATAATGAATGTAACTGAATTTGGTATGGATATTCAGGAGGCTATAAATGCGAAAAAAACACACCATCAGTGGTTGCCCGACTTGATTTTATATGAAAACAAGGGGCTTGATTCAACAGTGATACAGCAGTTGGAGCAACTTGGGCACACCATGCAGGAACGAGGTACACTTGGACAGTTGAATGCCGTAACTGTACTGCCTGATGGCAATCTGCAAGGAGGATCCGATCCTCGCGCTGATAATACCGCTGTTGGCGTAAATTAG